The following are encoded together in the Glycine soja cultivar W05 chromosome 5, ASM419377v2, whole genome shotgun sequence genome:
- the LOC114413393 gene encoding ubiquitin-conjugating enzyme E2 5-like isoform X1, which translates to MSSPSKRRDMDLMKLMMSDYKVETINDGMQEFFVEFHGPKDSPYQGGVWKVRVELPDAYPYKSPSIGFVNKIFHPNVDEVSGSVCLDVINQTWSPMFDLVNVFEVFLPQLLLYPNASDPLNGDAAALMIRDHATYEQRVKEYCEKYAKPEDVGAAQEESSSDDELSEDDYASSDDAIVGQPDP; encoded by the exons ATGTCTTCCCCAAGCAAACGTCGAGACATGGACTTGATGAAGCT GATGATGAGTGATTACAAGGTGGAGACGATCAACGATGGCATGCAAGAGTTCTTTGTGGAATTCCACGGACCCAAAGACA GTCCTTATCAAGGTGGTGTGTGGAAGGTAAGGGTGGAGCTACCTGATGCTTATCCTTATAAGTCTCCATCTATTGGCTTTGTCAACAAAATTTTCCATCCTAATGTTGATGAGGT GTCTGGTTCTGTTTGCTTAGATGTTATTAACCAGACTTGGAGTCCCATGTTTG ACCTTGTTAATGTGTTTGAGGTGTTTCTTCCTCAACTTCTTCTGTACCCCAATGCATCAGATCCATTGAATGGTGATGCTGCTGCCTTGATGATTCGAGATCATGCTACATATGAACAAAGAGTCAAAG AATATTGTGAAAAATATGCCAAGCCAGAAGATGTTGGAGCTGCACAGGAAGAAAGTTCTAGTGATGATGAGCTGAGTGAAGATGATTATGCCTCCAGTGATGACGCCATTGTAGGCCAACCTGATCCTTAG
- the LOC114413393 gene encoding ubiquitin-conjugating enzyme E2 4-like isoform X2, with product MMSDYKVETINDGMQEFFVEFHGPKDSPYQGGVWKVRVELPDAYPYKSPSIGFVNKIFHPNVDEVSGSVCLDVINQTWSPMFDLVNVFEVFLPQLLLYPNASDPLNGDAAALMIRDHATYEQRVKEYCEKYAKPEDVGAAQEESSSDDELSEDDYASSDDAIVGQPDP from the exons ATGATGAGTGATTACAAGGTGGAGACGATCAACGATGGCATGCAAGAGTTCTTTGTGGAATTCCACGGACCCAAAGACA GTCCTTATCAAGGTGGTGTGTGGAAGGTAAGGGTGGAGCTACCTGATGCTTATCCTTATAAGTCTCCATCTATTGGCTTTGTCAACAAAATTTTCCATCCTAATGTTGATGAGGT GTCTGGTTCTGTTTGCTTAGATGTTATTAACCAGACTTGGAGTCCCATGTTTG ACCTTGTTAATGTGTTTGAGGTGTTTCTTCCTCAACTTCTTCTGTACCCCAATGCATCAGATCCATTGAATGGTGATGCTGCTGCCTTGATGATTCGAGATCATGCTACATATGAACAAAGAGTCAAAG AATATTGTGAAAAATATGCCAAGCCAGAAGATGTTGGAGCTGCACAGGAAGAAAGTTCTAGTGATGATGAGCTGAGTGAAGATGATTATGCCTCCAGTGATGACGCCATTGTAGGCCAACCTGATCCTTAG
- the LOC114413392 gene encoding uncharacterized protein LOC114413392, whose product MDIQEESSTTLGPLTAMSSRNMSSSSSAFFSANQSPFFSPRSSSCQLSESLRPDAPSDRIHSDATAPSTSSGIPEPKSLVNVGCTFSEVVASPAGCNAGDLQNLDRISSSVGISSSTVSGYCHPYDDGYSGQKEKRSKKGRNKRTSSTPGSTSLSSYRLKSCDVFIGLHGRKPPLIRFANWLRVELEIQGISCFISDRAGCRNSCKLGIAEKAMDVASFGIVIITRKSFKNPYTIEELQFFSGKKNLVPIYFDLSPADCLVRDIIEKRGEMWEKHGGELWILYGGLEQEWKDAVHGLSRVEEWKLEAHDGNWRDCILRAVTLLAMKLGRRSVAEHLTKWREKVKEELPFTRNENFIGRKKELSQLEFMLFGDVTGDSRQDYIDIKARPKRRHLTIGRGKSSVLDDRHMGNGSREEKTPVLWKESEKEIEMQSIEFSRRHYRSRIKCGGKYIRRKRGMKIVYGKGIACISGDSGIGKTELVLEFAYRFHQRYKMVLWIGGESRHIRQNYLKLRSVLEVDASVKNSLEKTRIKGFEEQEEAAVSGIRKELMRNIPYLVIIDDLESEKDWWDHKLVMDLLPRFGGETHVIISTRLPRVMNLEPQKLSYLSGVEAMSLMLGSGKDYPVAEVDALRTIEEKLGRLTLGLAIVSGILSEIPITPSRLLDTINRMPLKDMSWSGKEARSFRQNTFLLQLFDVCFSIFDHADGPRSLATRMVLVSGWFAPCAIPVSLLALAAQKIPEKQKGTCFWRKLLQSITCGFTSSNTKKSELEASSLLLRFNIARSSTKQGHIHFNEIIKQYARKREVTGSAQAMVQAVISQGSISESIEHLWAACFLLFAFGHNPPAVELEVSELLYLVKKVVLPLAIHTFITYSRCTAAIELLHLCTNALEAADQAFVTPVDKWFDKSLCWRSIQTNAQLNPCLWQELALCRATVLETRGKLMLRGAQFDIGDDLIRKAVYIRTSICGEDHPDTISARETLSKLARLIANVQIRASI is encoded by the coding sequence ATGGATATTCAAGAAGAGAGCTCCACCACACTTGGACCCTTGACAGCAATGAGTTCAAGGAACATGTCATCCTCATCTTCAGCTTTTTTTTCAGCTAATCAATCACCCTTCTTCtctccaagatcatcatcaTGTCAGTTATCAGAGTCTTTGCGACCTGATGCTCCCAGTGACAGAATTCATTCAGATGCTACTGCCCCCAGCACCAGTTCAGGGATTCCAGAACCAAAGTCTCTAGTGAATGTTGGATGCACCTTCTCTGAGGTGGTTGCATCTCCAGCTGGCTGTAATGCAGGTGATTTGCAGAACCTTGATCGCATATCTTCCTCAGTCGGCATCTCTAGTAGCACTGTATCTGGTTACTGCCATCCTTATGATGATGGTTATTCTGGacagaaagagaagagaagcaAGAAAGGCAGAAACAAAAGAACATCATCAACACCAGGTTCTACATCACTTTCTTCTTATAGACTAAAGAGTTGTGATGTCTTTATAGGATTACATGGTCGTAAACCTCCTCTAATAAGATTTGCCAATTGGCTGCGTGTCGAGTTAGAAATTCAAGGCATAAGTTGTTTTATATCAGATAGGGCTGGATGTAGGAACTCTTGCAAGCTTGGCATTGCAGAGAAAGCTATGGATGTTGCTTCTTTTGGGATAGTAATTATAACAAGGAAGTCTTTCAAGAACCCATACACAATTGAGGAGCTGCAATTTTTCTCTGGCAAGAAGAACTTGGTCCCTATATACTTTGATTTGAGTCCAGCTGATTGTCTTGTGAGGGATATAATTGAGAAGAGGGGTGAGATGTGGGAAAAACATGGAGGGGAGCTTTGGATTTTATATGGAGGGTTGGAGCAGGAGTGGAAAGATGCTGTTCATGGCCTCTCGCGTGTTGAAGAATGGAAGTTGGAAGCTCATGATGGAAACTGGAGAGATTGCATACTGAGGGCTGTTACGTTATTAGCAATGAAGTTAGGCAGAAGAAGTGTGGCTGAGCATTTGACAAAATGGAGGGAGAAAGTGAAAGAAGAGTTACCTTTCACTCGTAATGAGAACTTCATTGGCAGGAAGAAAGAGCTTTCTCAACTGGAGTTTATGCTTTTTGGTGATGTTACTGGAGATTCAAGGCAAGACTATATTGATATTAAGGCCAGACCAAAACGAAGGCATTTGACTATTGGTCGGGGCAAGAGTAGTGTGCTAGATGATAGACATATGGGAAACGGAAGTAGGGAGGAAAAAACACCAGTTCTATGGAAGGAGtcagaaaaagaaattgaaatgcaaAGTATTGAGTTTTCTCGCAGGCACTACCGATCAAGGATCAAGTGTGGTGGAAAGTATATTAGGAGGAAAAGAGGAATGAAGATTGTGTATGGGAAAGGGATTGCCTGCATATCAGGAGATTCAGGAATTGGTAAAACAGAACTTGTTCTTGAGTTTGCTTACAGATTTCACCAGAGATACAAGATGGTCTTATGGATAGGTGGGGAGAGTAGGCATATAAGGCAAAACTATCTAAAACTCAGGTCCGTTTTAGAGGTTGATGCGAGTGTTaagaatagtttggaaaaaacTAGGATAAAGGGGTttgaagaacaagaagaagcagctgTTTCTGGAATTCGCAAAGAGCTAATGAGAAACATTCCGTATCTTGTGATCATTGATGACTTGGAAAGTGAAAAGGATTGGTGGGATCACAAACTTGTGATGGATCTCCTCCCTCGTTTTGGTGGAGAGACCCATGTAATTATATCAACACGCCTTCCTCGTGTCATGAACTTGGAACCTCAAAAACTTTCATACTTATCTGGAGTTGAAGCAATGTCTCTAATGCTAGGAAGTGGCAAGGACTATCCAGTTGCAGAGGTTGATGCTCTGAGAACTATTGAGGAGAAGCTTGGAAGGTTAACTTTGGGCCTTGCCATTGTTAGTGGAATTTTGTCTGAGATACCTATAACCCCAAGCAGGCTCTTAGATACAATAAACAGAATGCCCTTGAAGGACATGTCATGGAGTGGTAAAGAAGCTCGCTCATTCAGGCAGAACACTTTCCTCCTGCAACTCTTTGATGTTTGTTTCTCAATATTTGATCATGCAGACGGCCCAAGGAGCTTGGCAACCAGAATGGTACTGGTAAGTGGATGGTTTGCACCTTGTGCAATTCCAGTTTCCTTATTGGCACTTGCTGCTCAGAAGATACCAGAAAAGCAAAAGGGGACTTGTTTCTGGAGAAAATTACTGCAATCCATAACATGTGGGTTCACATCCTCAAACACCAAAAAATCAGAATTAGAAGCATCTTCCCTACTGCTTAGATTCAATATTGCAAGGAGTAGTACTAAGCAAGGACATATCCATTTCAATGAAATCATCAAACAATATGCTCGGAAAAGAGAAGTTACCGGATCTGCGCAAGCAATGGTTCAAGCTGTTATCAGTCAAGGGTCAATATCTGAAAGCATAGAGCATTTATGGGCGGCATGTTTTCTGCTATTTGCATTTGGTCATAATCCTCCGGCTGTTGAACTTGAGGTTTCAGAGCTCTTATATCTTGTTAAAAAAGTGGTTCTGCCTCTTGCAATTCACACTTTCATTACATACTCTAGATGCACTGCTGCTATAGAACTTCTGCACCTTTGCACCAATGCCTTGGAAGCTGCAGACCAAGCATTCGTTACCCCGGTTGACAAGTGGTTCGACAAATCACTTTGCTGGAGGTCCATCCAGACTAATGCTCAGTTGAATCCTTGCCTTTGGCAAGAGTTGGCTTTGTGTAGAGCTACTGTGCTTGAGACTAGGGGCAAACTAATGCTAAGAGGTGCACAATTTGACATAGGGGATGATCTAATCAGGAAGGCTGTTTATATCAGGACTTCAATTTGTGGTGAAGATCATCCTGATACCATATCGGCTCGTGAAACATTAAGCAAACTCGCCCGACTAATTGCAAATGTCCAAATCCGCGCATctatatag